From Pararhodobacter zhoushanensis, the proteins below share one genomic window:
- a CDS encoding helix-turn-helix transcriptional regulator, which yields MTQKTLAERVGVTRQTIHALEAGKYAPTLDLAFRIARAFERPLEEVFTYVE from the coding sequence ATGACGCAAAAAACACTGGCCGAGCGCGTCGGTGTCACCCGCCAGACGATCCACGCCCTTGAAGCGGGCAAATACGCGCCGACGCTGGATCTGGCGTTTCGCATAGCCCGGGCTTTTGAGCGCCCGCTGGAGGAGGTGTTTACCTATGTCGAGTGA
- a CDS encoding lipoprotein-releasing ABC transporter permease subunit, giving the protein MSAKTPPFAAFEWTIAWRYLRARRAEGGVSVMTVISLVGVALAVFALIATLAVRSGFRSEFVDTILGSNAHATVYYSTSVTENGQTSRTIDDFADLAERLAAVPGVVGTAPLVKGQVMATSDGRNAGVEVFGIRYDDLLTIPRIAHSDRARGDITRFDEGIAIGEGVARELQASVGDRIRIISPEGARTAFGTSPRVNAYEVVYIFSAGRYDIDRTRVYLPFTEAQSFFNRDGVADEIEVMLERPEDVESMVYPLMQAAGPRAMVWTWRDSAGSFLRALDIEDNVMFIILSILVLIAAMNIISGLIMLVKNKGRDIGILRTMGLSEGSILRVFFLCGSLVGVVGTGIGVIAGCLFALYIDPIFGFVNYLSGGGVWDASIRGIYALPAELRLVDVLKAVSLSLGLSFIVTIFPARRAARMNPVEALRYE; this is encoded by the coding sequence ATGAGCGCCAAGACCCCGCCCTTCGCCGCCTTCGAATGGACGATCGCCTGGCGCTACTTGCGCGCCCGCCGCGCCGAGGGCGGTGTCAGCGTGATGACCGTGATCTCGCTGGTCGGCGTCGCGCTGGCGGTGTTTGCGCTGATTGCGACGCTGGCGGTGCGGTCGGGCTTTCGGTCGGAATTTGTCGATACCATCCTGGGCTCGAACGCCCATGCGACGGTGTATTATTCGACCAGCGTGACCGAGAACGGCCAGACCAGCCGCACCATCGACGACTTTGCCGATCTGGCCGAGCGGCTGGCGGCGGTGCCCGGCGTGGTCGGCACGGCGCCTCTGGTCAAGGGACAGGTCATGGCGACCAGCGATGGCCGCAATGCGGGGGTCGAGGTGTTCGGCATCCGCTATGACGATTTGCTCACCATCCCACGCATCGCCCATTCCGACCGGGCGCGCGGCGACATCACCCGGTTTGATGAGGGGATCGCCATCGGTGAGGGCGTCGCGCGTGAGTTGCAGGCGTCGGTCGGTGACCGCATCCGCATCATCTCGCCCGAGGGGGCGCGCACGGCGTTTGGCACCTCGCCGCGGGTGAATGCCTATGAGGTGGTCTATATCTTCAGCGCCGGGCGCTATGATATTGATCGCACACGGGTTTACCTGCCCTTCACCGAGGCGCAGAGCTTTTTCAACCGCGACGGGGTGGCGGATGAGATCGAGGTGATGCTCGAGCGCCCCGAAGACGTCGAGTCGATGGTCTATCCGCTGATGCAAGCCGCAGGCCCGCGCGCCATGGTCTGGACGTGGCGCGACAGCGCCGGGTCGTTCCTGCGCGCGCTGGATATCGAGGATAATGTGATGTTCATCATCCTGTCCATTCTGGTGCTGATCGCGGCGATGAACATTATTTCCGGGCTGATCATGCTGGTGAAGAACAAGGGCCGCGACATCGGCATCCTGCGCACGATGGGCCTGTCCGAAGGTTCGATCCTGCGGGTGTTTTTCCTGTGTGGCTCGCTGGTGGGGGTCGTCGGCACCGGGATCGGGGTGATCGCGGGGTGCCTGTTTGCGCTTTATATCGATCCGATCTTTGGCTTCGTGAATTACCTCTCGGGTGGGGGTGTCTGGGATGCGTCGATCCGGGGCATCTATGCGCTGCCGGCGGAGCTGAGGCTGGTTGATGTGCTCAAGGCGGTGTCGCTGTCGCTGGGTCTGTCGTTTATTGTCACCATCTTCCCGGCCCGTCGCGCGGCACGGATGAACCCGGTCGAGGCGCTGCGCTATGAGTGA
- a CDS encoding ABC transporter ATP-binding protein: protein MSETTLLLDGISKSYKGAVGGPVTVLKEASIALKRGEVVALVAPSGAGKSTLLHIAGLLDTCDAGRVVINGTDMTRLGDNARTAARRQQVGFIYQFHHLLPEFTAAENIILPQLANGVPKAQARDRAADLLASVGLSPRAGHRPAQMSGGEQQRVAFCRAMANQPSVLLADEPTGNLDPDTSDQVFSVLMELVRDTGLSALIATHNLQLAAKMDRVLRLDAGRIVTAQA from the coding sequence ATGAGTGAGACAACGCTGCTTCTGGACGGGATCTCGAAAAGCTACAAAGGCGCTGTGGGCGGGCCGGTGACGGTGCTCAAGGAAGCCTCGATCGCGCTGAAACGCGGCGAGGTGGTGGCGCTGGTGGCCCCCTCGGGCGCGGGGAAATCGACGCTTCTGCATATCGCGGGGCTGCTGGATACCTGCGATGCCGGGCGGGTGGTGATCAACGGGACCGATATGACCAGGCTGGGCGACAACGCCCGCACGGCGGCGCGGCGGCAGCAGGTCGGGTTCATCTATCAGTTTCACCATCTTCTCCCTGAATTCACCGCCGCCGAAAACATCATCCTGCCGCAACTGGCCAATGGCGTGCCCAAGGCCCAAGCCCGCGACCGCGCCGCCGACCTTCTGGCCAGCGTCGGCCTGTCACCGCGCGCAGGGCACCGGCCCGCGCAGATGTCTGGCGGCGAGCAACAGCGCGTGGCTTTCTGCCGGGCGATGGCCAACCAACCCAGCGTGCTGTTGGCCGATGAACCCACGGGCAATCTGGACCCTGACACCTCGGATCAGGTGTTCAGCGTGCTGATGGAGCTGGTGCGCGACACCGGGCTGTCGGCGCTGATCGCCACGCATAACCTGCAACTGGCTGCCAAAATGGACCGCGTTCTGCGGCTGGATGCGGGCAGAATTGTCACGGCGCAGGCGTAG
- a CDS encoding L,D-transpeptidase, which produces MKLILQAVFAASVFFAPISAKAEAIVARVSVEAQTMHVYIDGMLRYEWPVSTARSGKYTPRGEWTPQWLSRWHRSSLYNNAPMPYAIFYSGDYAIHATDAVSRLGRPASAGCVRLHPDNASLLFAMVQEQGMENMRVVVVD; this is translated from the coding sequence ATGAAGTTAATTTTGCAGGCCGTTTTTGCGGCCAGTGTCTTTTTTGCGCCGATTTCCGCCAAAGCCGAAGCCATCGTTGCCCGCGTCAGCGTCGAGGCGCAAACGATGCATGTCTATATCGACGGCATGCTGCGCTATGAATGGCCGGTGTCCACGGCGCGGTCGGGCAAGTACACGCCGCGCGGCGAATGGACGCCGCAATGGCTGTCGCGCTGGCACCGCTCGTCGCTCTACAACAACGCGCCGATGCCCTACGCCATCTTCTACAGCGGCGACTATGCCATCCACGCCACCGACGCCGTCAGCCGTCTGGGCCGCCCCGCCAGCGCTGGCTGCGTGCGCCTGCATCCTGACAACGCATCGTTGCTGTTTGCGATGGTGCAGGAGCAGGGCATGGAGAACATGCGTGTGGTCGTCGTCGACTGA
- the nrdR gene encoding transcriptional regulator NrdR: MRCPFCGNVDTQVKDSRPAEDHVSIRRRRFCPACGGRFTTYERVQLRDLVVVKSSGKREPFDRDKLERSIRIAMQKRPIEPERTEQMISGIVRRLESMGDTDIPSRVIGEIVMETLARIDTVSYVRFASVYKNFQAADDFDKFVSELRPPVLNED, encoded by the coding sequence ATGCGCTGCCCGTTCTGCGGAAACGTCGATACCCAGGTCAAAGACTCCCGTCCCGCCGAGGACCATGTGTCGATCCGCAGGCGGCGGTTTTGCCCGGCCTGTGGTGGCCGCTTTACGACCTATGAGCGCGTGCAGTTGCGCGATCTGGTGGTGGTGAAATCCTCTGGCAAGCGCGAACCGTTTGATCGCGACAAACTGGAACGGTCGATCCGCATTGCGATGCAGAAGAGGCCCATTGAGCCGGAACGCACCGAGCAGATGATTTCCGGCATCGTGCGACGGCTGGAAAGCATGGGCGATACCGACATCCCCAGCCGGGTGATCGGCGAGATCGTCATGGAAACGCTGGCCCGCATCGACACCGTGTCCTATGTGCGCTTTGCCAGCGTCTACAAGAATTTCCAGGCTGCGGATGATTTTGACAAGTTCGTATCGGAACTGCGTCCGCCGGTTCTGAACGAGGATTGA
- the ribD gene encoding bifunctional diaminohydroxyphosphoribosylaminopyrimidine deaminase/5-amino-6-(5-phosphoribosylamino)uracil reductase RibD, translating to MSETDRRFMRMALSLAARGLGSVWPNPAVGCVIVKDGIVLGRGWTQPGGRPHAEVRALAQAGRAARGATVYVTLEPCAHHGVTPPCAEALIAAGVARVVSALTDPDPRVAGRGHAMLRAAGIAVTEGVEEAAARQANAGFLSRVTQGRPVVTLKLALTLDARIATVTGASRWITGPEARRRVHLMRATHDAVLVGAGTARADDPDLRIRDLGILRQPVRVIADSRLGLSPDSRLGRSAADSPVWILHGPQVPIGARAAWVERGAELIVCQIDAMGRIDIADALTQLGARGLTRVLCEGGGGLAASLVRAGLVDELAVFSAGRLFGADGTAGLASLGVTQIGAAEWKLLRSEPVGDDLLHHWRRVAPVARPRIP from the coding sequence ATGAGCGAGACCGATCGCAGATTCATGCGTATGGCGCTGTCACTGGCGGCGCGCGGGTTGGGCAGTGTCTGGCCCAATCCGGCGGTGGGTTGCGTGATCGTCAAGGACGGGATCGTCCTGGGGCGCGGCTGGACGCAGCCCGGTGGGCGGCCGCATGCCGAGGTGCGCGCGCTGGCGCAGGCGGGGCGCGCGGCGCGCGGGGCGACGGTCTATGTGACGCTGGAACCCTGCGCGCATCACGGCGTGACCCCGCCTTGCGCCGAGGCGCTGATTGCCGCCGGGGTAGCGCGGGTGGTGAGTGCCTTGACCGACCCCGATCCGCGCGTGGCGGGGCGCGGTCATGCGATGCTGCGGGCGGCGGGAATTGCGGTGACCGAGGGTGTGGAAGAGGCGGCAGCACGGCAGGCAAATGCCGGGTTCCTGAGCCGGGTGACGCAGGGCCGCCCGGTGGTGACGCTGAAGCTGGCGCTGACGCTGGATGCGCGGATTGCCACCGTGACCGGCGCCTCGCGCTGGATCACCGGACCCGAGGCGCGTCGCCGTGTGCATCTGATGCGTGCCACGCATGATGCGGTGCTGGTCGGCGCGGGCACGGCGCGGGCGGACGATCCCGACTTGCGCATCCGCGATCTGGGCATTCTGCGCCAGCCGGTGCGGGTGATTGCCGACAGCCGTCTGGGGCTGTCGCCCGACAGCCGTCTGGGGCGCAGTGCCGCTGACAGCCCGGTCTGGATCCTGCATGGTCCGCAAGTGCCCATCGGTGCGCGCGCGGCATGGGTCGAGCGGGGGGCCGAGCTGATTGTCTGTCAGATCGACGCGATGGGCCGGATCGACATCGCCGATGCGCTGACCCAACTGGGCGCGCGCGGGCTGACGCGTGTGTTGTGCGAAGGCGGGGGCGGGCTGGCGGCGTCTTTGGTGCGCGCAGGGCTGGTGGATGAGCTGGCGGTGTTCAGCGCGGGGCGGCTGTTTGGCGCGGATGGCACCGCAGGGCTGGCCTCACTTGGCGTCACCCAGATCGGTGCCGCCGAGTGGAAACTGCTCAGATCCGAGCCCGTGGGGGACGATTTGCTGCACCATTGGCGCCGGGTTGCGCCCGTCGCCCGACCGCGCATCCCTTGA
- the lon gene encoding endopeptidase La — protein MTNPIKAYAVLPLRDMVVFPHMIVPLFVGRDKSVRALETVMRDDQQILLVAQRDHAAEDPGADGMYEVGVLANVLQLLKLPDGTVKVLVEGKTRVKIGSFVENENHFEAEAEVLPEALGDADVVEALTRAVSDDFERYAKIKRNIPEEALTAISDAGEPARLADLAAGHLGVDVPRKQELLETLTVAERLEKIYGLMEGEISVLQVERKIKSRVKSQMERTQREYYLNEQMKAIQKELGEGEDGANELSELEDRIKTTKFSKEAREKAEAELKKLKSMSPMSAEATVVRNYLDWLLALPWGVKSRVKKDLNRAQMVLDQDHYSLEKVKERIVEYLAVQSRSAKLKGPILCLVGPPGVGKTSLGRSVAKATGREFIRISLGGVRDESEIRGHRRTYIGSMPGKIIQALKKAKTTNPLILLDEIDKMGQDFRGDPASAMLEVLDPEQNATFTDHYLEVEYDLSDVMFITTANSYNMPGPLLDRMEIIPLSGYTEDEKAEIARRHLMPKAIKNHGLRKSELSVSDDALTAILRHYTREAGVRNFERELSKIARKAVTQIVRKQEKTVEVTAENLSDYLGVERHRYGLAEKTDQVGVVTGLAWTQVGGDLLQIEALKLPGKGRMKTTGKLGDVMKESIDAASSYVRSISPQIGVKPTMFESMDIHVHVPDGATPKDGPSAGLAMVTAIVSVLTGIPVRKDIAMTGEVTLRGNASAIGGLKEKLLAALRGGITKVLIPIENAKDLPEIPDNVKAGLEIVPVSHVSEVLQHALVRQPEPIEWDEAAEEAAQADRMAHARAHGTGATAH, from the coding sequence ATGACGAACCCAATCAAAGCCTACGCAGTCCTGCCGCTGCGCGATATGGTCGTGTTTCCGCACATGATCGTGCCGCTGTTTGTCGGTCGCGACAAGTCGGTGCGCGCGCTGGAAACCGTGATGCGCGACGACCAGCAGATCCTGCTGGTGGCGCAGCGTGATCACGCCGCCGAAGATCCGGGCGCGGATGGCATGTATGAGGTTGGCGTTCTGGCCAATGTCCTGCAACTGCTCAAGCTGCCCGATGGCACGGTTAAAGTGCTGGTCGAGGGGAAAACCCGCGTCAAGATCGGCAGTTTCGTCGAGAATGAAAACCATTTCGAAGCCGAGGCCGAGGTGCTGCCCGAGGCTCTGGGCGACGCCGATGTCGTCGAGGCGCTGACCCGCGCCGTCTCGGACGATTTCGAGCGCTACGCCAAGATCAAGCGCAACATCCCCGAAGAAGCGCTGACCGCCATCTCGGATGCCGGGGAGCCCGCGCGTCTGGCCGATCTGGCCGCTGGTCATCTGGGCGTCGACGTCCCGCGCAAGCAGGAACTGCTGGAGACGCTCACCGTCGCCGAGCGGCTGGAAAAGATCTATGGGCTGATGGAGGGCGAGATTTCCGTCCTGCAGGTCGAGCGCAAGATCAAGAGCCGCGTCAAGTCGCAGATGGAACGCACCCAGCGTGAATACTATCTGAACGAGCAGATGAAGGCCATTCAGAAGGAGCTGGGCGAGGGCGAGGATGGCGCGAACGAGCTGTCCGAGCTGGAAGACCGCATCAAGACCACCAAGTTCTCGAAAGAGGCGCGCGAAAAGGCCGAGGCCGAGCTGAAAAAGCTCAAGTCGATGTCGCCGATGTCGGCCGAAGCCACGGTGGTGCGCAACTATCTGGACTGGCTGCTGGCCCTGCCATGGGGCGTGAAAAGCCGCGTCAAGAAAGACCTCAACCGGGCGCAGATGGTGCTCGATCAGGACCACTACAGCCTTGAAAAGGTCAAGGAGCGCATCGTCGAGTATCTCGCCGTGCAATCGCGCTCGGCCAAGCTGAAGGGGCCGATCCTGTGCCTCGTCGGGCCTCCGGGCGTGGGCAAGACCAGCCTGGGCCGGTCGGTGGCGAAAGCTACGGGGCGCGAGTTCATCCGCATCAGCCTTGGCGGCGTGCGCGACGAATCCGAGATCCGCGGCCACCGTCGCACCTATATCGGGTCGATGCCCGGCAAGATCATTCAGGCGCTGAAGAAGGCGAAGACCACCAACCCGCTGATCCTGCTCGATGAAATCGACAAGATGGGGCAGGACTTCCGTGGCGACCCGGCCAGCGCGATGCTCGAGGTGCTTGACCCCGAACAGAACGCGACCTTCACCGACCACTATCTTGAGGTCGAGTATGATCTGAGCGACGTGATGTTCATCACCACGGCGAACAGCTACAACATGCCCGGGCCGCTGCTGGATCGGATGGAGATCATCCCGCTCTCGGGCTACACCGAGGACGAAAAGGCCGAGATCGCGCGCCGTCACCTGATGCCCAAGGCGATCAAGAACCACGGGCTGCGCAAATCCGAACTCAGCGTGTCCGATGACGCGCTGACGGCGATCCTGCGCCATTATACCCGCGAAGCCGGGGTGCGGAACTTTGAGCGTGAACTGAGCAAGATCGCGCGCAAGGCCGTCACCCAGATCGTGCGCAAGCAGGAAAAAACGGTCGAAGTCACCGCCGAAAACCTGTCCGACTATCTGGGCGTCGAGCGGCATCGCTATGGTCTGGCCGAGAAAACCGATCAGGTCGGCGTGGTCACGGGTCTGGCCTGGACGCAGGTAGGCGGCGATCTATTGCAGATCGAAGCGCTCAAGCTGCCGGGCAAGGGCCGGATGAAGACGACCGGGAAACTGGGCGATGTGATGAAGGAATCCATCGACGCAGCGTCGAGCTATGTGCGCTCGATCAGCCCGCAGATCGGCGTCAAACCGACGATGTTCGAATCGATGGACATCCACGTCCACGTGCCCGACGGCGCCACGCCCAAGGACGGGCCCTCGGCCGGTCTGGCCATGGTCACGGCCATCGTTTCGGTGCTGACCGGGATCCCGGTGCGCAAGGACATCGCCATGACCGGCGAGGTTACGTTGCGCGGCAATGCCAGCGCCATCGGCGGCCTGAAGGAAAAGCTGCTGGCGGCGCTGCGGGGCGGCATCACCAAGGTGCTGATCCCGATCGAAAACGCCAAGGATCTGCCCGAGATCCCCGACAACGTGAAAGCGGGTCTGGAAATCGTGCCGGTCAGCCACGTCAGCGAAGTGCTGCAGCACGCTCTGGTGCGCCAGCCCGAGCCGATCGAGTGGGATGAAGCCGCCGAGGAAGCAGCCCAAGCCGACCGCATGGCGCATGCCCGGGCCCATGGCACGGGTGCCACCGCGCATTGA
- a CDS encoding glutathione S-transferase family protein — protein sequence MVTIYGVLRSRATRPIWLMKELGEAFDHVPVIQAYRLSDPQAADAPFNTASPAFLAINPQSQIPAMTDGDLVLTESMAIALYLARKYGGPLAPASVAEEGEALQWGFTAISAIEGPALDILYTYAAKAQETAEGQARLATLTQTLARPMARLNAHLAAHPYLIGDRFTVADILMAECVRYVQPHGPAMAPYLAVQTWIDRLHARPAFAQMMAERNTEPM from the coding sequence ATGGTCACGATATACGGGGTGCTGCGGTCACGGGCGACGCGGCCCATCTGGCTGATGAAGGAACTGGGCGAAGCCTTCGACCATGTCCCGGTCATTCAGGCGTACCGCCTGTCCGACCCGCAGGCGGCTGATGCGCCCTTCAATACCGCGTCGCCGGCGTTTCTGGCGATCAACCCGCAAAGCCAGATCCCGGCGATGACCGATGGCGATCTGGTGCTGACCGAATCCATGGCCATCGCCCTGTATCTGGCGCGCAAATACGGTGGGCCGCTGGCGCCGGCCTCAGTGGCGGAAGAGGGCGAGGCGCTGCAATGGGGCTTTACCGCGATCTCGGCGATCGAAGGCCCCGCGCTCGACATCCTCTATACCTACGCCGCCAAGGCGCAGGAAACGGCGGAAGGCCAGGCCAGACTTGCGACACTGACCCAAACGCTGGCGCGACCGATGGCCCGGTTGAACGCGCATCTCGCGGCCCATCCCTATCTTATCGGCGACCGCTTCACCGTGGCCGATATCCTGATGGCCGAATGCGTGCGCTACGTGCAACCACACGGTCCCGCCATGGCACCCTATCTTGCCGTGCAGACATGGATCGACCGGCTGCATGCGCGCCCGGCCTTTGCGCAGATGATGGCCGAGCGCAACACCGAGCCGATGTAG
- a CDS encoding alpha/beta family hydrolase produces MSEAALFYSMMGDSFPADQYIEDAFVALRPVELVPFADLVARRVTPGRWITLPQRIAALKAEILSHPGRRAVVVGRSSGGVAATQLAADVPGLISGIIVLGYPFKNPNRPDEPHRYQHLATLETPTLIVQGQQDVYGTPTRLSQVTLSAAIRYEEIATNHEFTRPAPDWQAIGRLIDGFLASL; encoded by the coding sequence GTGAGCGAGGCGGCGTTGTTTTACAGCATGATGGGCGATAGTTTTCCTGCCGACCAGTATATCGAAGACGCCTTTGTCGCGCTGCGGCCCGTCGAGCTTGTGCCGTTCGCCGATCTTGTCGCGCGGCGGGTGACGCCGGGGCGCTGGATCACCCTGCCCCAGCGTATCGCGGCGCTGAAGGCCGAGATCCTGTCGCATCCGGGGCGGCGCGCGGTGGTGGTCGGGCGGTCCTCGGGCGGGGTGGCGGCGACGCAGCTGGCGGCGGATGTGCCGGGGCTGATCAGCGGCATTATCGTGCTGGGCTATCCGTTCAAGAACCCCAACCGCCCCGACGAGCCGCATCGCTACCAGCATCTTGCCACGCTGGAGACGCCCACATTGATCGTGCAGGGCCAGCAGGATGTCTATGGCACGCCGACGCGGCTGTCGCAGGTCACGCTGTCAGCGGCGATCCGCTATGAAGAGATCGCCACAAACCATGAATTCACCCGCCCGGCCCCTGACTGGCAGGCCATCGGCCGCTTGATCGACGGGTTTCTGGCGAGCCTGTGA